Proteins encoded by one window of Halomonas chromatireducens:
- a CDS encoding 2-hydroxyacid dehydrogenase: MRILIHIDEAASWRDALAEHLPGAEIVTSDAPAHQRRDIDYLAAWKPPESLLREHADLKGIINLGAGVDALLNNPGLPEGVPIVKLRDAGMAELIGDYVRYGVLHFQRDFDRYRRQQAHREWREHAVDDKGDWPVGVLGLGAIGAKVARMVAADGFPVHGWSRSPKRLDGITCHHGDDGLPELLGRVRTLVLLLPGTPETRHIIDAKTLAALPEGASLINPGRGTLIDEVALLEALGEGETEGRIRGALLDAFPEEPLPRENPLWSHPRVWITPHMAGPTPLKEAVGQVAELIEAFEAGETLETVNPSAGY, translated from the coding sequence ATGCGTATCTTGATCCATATCGACGAGGCGGCCAGCTGGCGCGACGCCCTGGCCGAGCATCTGCCTGGCGCCGAGATCGTCACCAGCGATGCACCCGCCCACCAACGCCGGGATATCGACTACCTGGCCGCCTGGAAGCCGCCCGAGTCGCTGCTGCGGGAGCACGCCGATCTGAAGGGGATCATCAACCTGGGCGCCGGTGTCGACGCCCTGCTCAACAACCCTGGCCTGCCCGAGGGCGTGCCCATCGTCAAGCTGCGCGATGCCGGCATGGCCGAGCTGATCGGTGACTACGTGCGTTACGGCGTGTTGCATTTCCAGCGCGACTTCGACCGCTATCGTCGTCAGCAGGCCCACCGTGAATGGCGGGAGCATGCCGTTGACGACAAGGGTGACTGGCCGGTGGGCGTGCTGGGCCTCGGCGCCATCGGCGCCAAGGTAGCCAGGATGGTCGCCGCCGACGGCTTTCCGGTCCACGGCTGGAGTCGCTCTCCCAAGCGGCTCGACGGCATCACCTGCCACCACGGTGACGACGGCTTGCCCGAACTGCTCGGTCGAGTACGCACCCTGGTGCTGCTGCTACCCGGAACCCCAGAGACCCGGCATATCATCGATGCCAAGACACTGGCCGCCCTGCCGGAAGGTGCCAGCCTGATCAATCCCGGGCGCGGCACCCTGATCGATGAAGTGGCACTGCTGGAGGCGCTGGGGGAAGGTGAAACCGAGGGCCGGATTCGCGGCGCCTTGCTCGATGCCTTTCCCGAGGAGCCGCTGCCCCGGGAAAACCCGCTCTGGTCGCACCCGAGGGTATGGATAACGCCGCACATGGCTGGCCCTACCCCGCTGAAGGAAGCCGTGGGACAGGTCGCTGAACTGATCGAGGCCTTCGAAGCGGGCGAAACGCTCGAGACCGTGAACCCCAGCGCCGGCTATTGA
- a CDS encoding lysine exporter LysO family protein translates to MLSGLLIVLLPLLLGYLVPVRHAGLMNLINRGVNASVYLILLLMGVSLAGLEDLMRELSRMGGQALLLFSVITAVNLAALWWLSRRLGLRFDTSPVVANAPTTKLAALIGSLALVAVVVFGVLIGLALSWLGGQTIFPTAERLAEWALYALLALIGCQLRNSGMPLRQIFLNRHGLAIATTLAASSLVGGLIAAPLLGLNWNEGLALASGFGWYSLSAILIGDQLGPLLGGVAFFNDLARELLAFILIPLLIHRHAPLAIGYGGATSMDFTLPVIQQHGGVACVPIAVVSGFILSLLSPPLILFFLSL, encoded by the coding sequence ATGTTGAGCGGGCTGTTGATCGTCCTTTTGCCGCTGCTGCTGGGCTACCTGGTGCCGGTTCGCCATGCCGGCCTGATGAACCTGATCAACCGCGGCGTCAACGCCTCGGTCTATCTCATTCTGCTGCTGATGGGGGTGAGCCTGGCCGGCCTAGAGGACCTGATGCGCGAGCTGTCGCGCATGGGCGGCCAGGCACTGCTGCTGTTCAGCGTCATTACTGCCGTCAACCTGGCGGCCCTCTGGTGGCTGTCTCGCCGGCTCGGGCTACGCTTCGACACCTCACCGGTCGTCGCCAATGCACCGACCACCAAGCTGGCCGCCCTGATCGGCTCCCTGGCGCTGGTCGCGGTGGTGGTCTTCGGTGTGCTGATCGGGCTCGCCCTGAGCTGGCTGGGCGGCCAGACCATCTTCCCCACCGCTGAACGGCTGGCCGAGTGGGCGCTCTATGCCCTGCTGGCACTGATCGGCTGCCAGCTGCGCAATTCGGGCATGCCGCTGCGCCAGATATTCCTCAACCGGCACGGCCTGGCCATCGCCACGACCCTGGCCGCCAGTTCCCTGGTTGGCGGCCTGATCGCCGCCCCGCTCCTCGGCCTGAACTGGAACGAAGGACTGGCGCTGGCGTCCGGCTTCGGCTGGTATTCGCTCTCCGCCATTCTCATCGGGGACCAGTTGGGGCCACTGCTTGGCGGCGTGGCCTTCTTCAACGACCTGGCCCGTGAACTGTTGGCCTTCATCCTCATCCCGCTGCTGATCCACCGCCACGCGCCACTGGCCATCGGCTACGGTGGTGCGACCTCCATGGACTTCACCCTGCCGGTCATCCAGCAGCACGGCGGGGTGGCCTGTGTGCCGATCGCCGTGGTCAGCGGATTCATTCTTTCGCTGTTGTCGCCGCCCTTGATCCTCTTCTTCCTGTCGCTCTGA
- a CDS encoding LacI family DNA-binding transcriptional regulator produces MSKPSRRMTLKDLAREMGVSTATISNAFNRPDQLSPALRERILDEAKRLGYRGPDAKARSLRTGRSRIIAVLLAESLTYSLNDAVSSEFLSGVAEVLDAQGHTLLLLSARQAQSPIPGSASMADGFIVYGLIPTSELLDSLPVQASLVAVDFDVTGYPSVHIDNEPACYAIAQYALKARRPRRPAIVNLRLTVEPCNGYITPDHALLPADRTITRARLMGFDRALAEHGFETDRVPKWNVEENTYDVCAPVIESILDLPDEERPDLLFCMSDRLALTALTLAEQRGIRVPEDLRLTGFDGIAEGQYRAPRLTTVCQESHAKGRLAARMILGLDEPHAKMLHTELLVGDTCP; encoded by the coding sequence GTGTCAAAACCGTCGCGCCGCATGACCCTGAAGGACCTGGCACGGGAGATGGGCGTTTCCACCGCCACCATCTCCAATGCCTTCAATCGGCCGGACCAGCTCTCACCGGCGCTGCGGGAGCGCATCCTCGACGAAGCCAAGCGGCTCGGCTATCGCGGACCCGACGCCAAGGCCCGCAGCCTGCGCACCGGCCGCTCGCGCATCATTGCGGTGCTGCTCGCCGAGAGCCTCACCTACAGTCTCAACGACGCCGTATCGAGCGAATTCCTCTCGGGGGTTGCCGAGGTTCTCGACGCCCAGGGCCATACCCTGCTGCTGCTCTCCGCGCGCCAGGCCCAGAGCCCGATCCCGGGCTCGGCAAGCATGGCGGACGGCTTTATCGTCTATGGCCTGATCCCCACCTCGGAGCTACTCGACTCGCTTCCCGTTCAGGCTTCGCTGGTGGCAGTGGATTTCGATGTGACGGGCTATCCATCGGTACATATCGACAACGAGCCGGCCTGCTATGCCATCGCCCAGTATGCGCTGAAGGCAAGAAGGCCCAGGCGACCCGCGATCGTCAACCTGCGCCTGACCGTCGAGCCATGCAACGGCTATATCACGCCCGACCATGCCCTGCTGCCGGCCGACCGCACCATTACCCGTGCTCGACTGATGGGCTTTGACCGCGCCCTGGCCGAGCATGGCTTCGAGACCGACCGGGTGCCGAAATGGAACGTGGAAGAGAATACCTACGACGTCTGCGCCCCGGTGATCGAGTCGATTCTCGACCTGCCGGACGAGGAGCGGCCGGACCTGCTGTTCTGCATGTCGGACCGTCTCGCTCTGACCGCCCTGACCCTGGCCGAGCAGCGTGGCATTCGCGTTCCCGAGGATCTACGGCTGACCGGCTTCGACGGTATCGCCGAGGGGCAGTACCGGGCGCCAAGGCTCACCACCGTGTGTCAGGAGAGCCATGCCAAGGGACGCCTGGCAGCCCGCATGATCCTGGGGCTCGATGAACCCCATGCCAAGATGCTGCATACCGAACTCCTGGTCGGTGACACCTGTCCCTGA
- a CDS encoding nicotinate phosphoribosyltransferase, with amino-acid sequence MSQPISVQVDDGDLALLTDLYQLTMLQAYWKESMQERATFSLYFRKLPPTRRFMLACGQQHAAALASRLRFSSSALSRLAGTGKLDDAFLDWLAGWRFTGDIWTLPEGTPVFPNEPFLEVDAPIAEAQLLESLIMNLVQLETVLASKAVRLVMAAQGRPVVDFGMRRMHGVDAAVRGVRAYRTAGLAATSNVLGGLRHDLEINGTMAHSYILAHDSEREAFRAFARHYPDTTLLVDTHDTLEGVRMVIELMAEEPDLRVSAIRLDSGDLGELAHRSRTLLDEAGFEEIKIIASSGLDEYRIQELVEDGAPIDAFGVGTQMGVSADAPVIDLSYKLVEYAGIPRVKHSTGKVNLPGRKQLYRRRDAQGRYAGDIIASRDEAIVDGEPLLVPLVQGGKLDESVMAMAADARERVRNSLAEMPEALTRLAPGESNYPVKLSEQLKRLQQR; translated from the coding sequence ATGAGTCAGCCCATCTCCGTACAGGTGGATGACGGCGACCTGGCCCTGCTCACCGACCTCTACCAGTTGACCATGCTCCAGGCCTACTGGAAGGAGTCGATGCAGGAGCGGGCCACCTTCAGCCTCTACTTTCGCAAGCTGCCGCCCACCCGGCGCTTCATGCTCGCCTGCGGCCAGCAGCATGCCGCCGCACTGGCCAGTCGGCTGCGCTTCTCGTCATCCGCCCTGAGCCGACTGGCCGGCACCGGGAAGCTCGACGATGCCTTCCTCGACTGGCTGGCCGGCTGGCGCTTCACCGGCGATATCTGGACCCTGCCGGAAGGGACGCCGGTGTTCCCGAACGAGCCCTTCCTGGAAGTGGATGCACCGATTGCCGAGGCACAGCTGCTCGAGAGCCTGATCATGAACCTGGTGCAGCTGGAAACGGTGCTGGCCTCCAAGGCCGTGCGCCTCGTCATGGCCGCCCAGGGCCGGCCGGTGGTCGACTTCGGCATGCGCCGCATGCACGGTGTCGACGCGGCGGTACGCGGGGTGCGCGCCTACCGTACCGCGGGCCTAGCCGCCACCAGCAACGTGCTGGGCGGGCTGCGCCACGACCTGGAAATCAACGGCACCATGGCGCACAGCTACATCCTGGCCCATGACAGCGAGCGCGAGGCCTTCCGTGCCTTCGCCCGCCACTATCCGGACACCACCCTGCTGGTGGATACCCACGACACCCTGGAGGGTGTCCGCATGGTCATCGAGCTGATGGCGGAGGAGCCCGACCTGCGCGTCAGTGCGATTCGACTCGACTCCGGCGACCTGGGCGAACTCGCTCACCGCTCCCGCACCCTGCTTGACGAGGCCGGCTTCGAAGAGATCAAGATCATCGCCAGCAGTGGCCTCGATGAATACAGGATCCAGGAGCTTGTCGAGGACGGGGCGCCCATCGACGCCTTCGGCGTGGGCACGCAGATGGGGGTCTCGGCCGACGCGCCGGTCATCGACCTCTCCTACAAGCTGGTGGAGTATGCGGGCATACCCCGGGTCAAGCACTCGACGGGCAAGGTCAACCTGCCCGGGCGCAAGCAGCTCTACCGGCGACGGGACGCCCAGGGCCGCTATGCCGGCGACATCATCGCCAGCCGCGACGAAGCGATCGTCGATGGCGAACCGCTGCTGGTGCCCCTGGTACAGGGCGGCAAGCTGGACGAGTCGGTCATGGCCATGGCCGCCGATGCCCGTGAACGGGTCCGAAACTCTCTCGCGGAGATGCCCGAGGCGCTGACCCGGCTCGCACCGGGCGAGAGCAACTACCCGGTGAAGCTCAGCGAGCAGTTGAAGCGCCTGCAGCAGCGGTGA
- a CDS encoding carbohydrate ABC transporter permease, with protein MSTPVTESAPIAARHLARHKRSTKVRRQRVRAAWIFLAPMLVVLVLVAGWPLLRTFYFSFTDASLSDLSDTLFIGLENYLIYEDGRWYGVLADPIWWRAVWNTVYFSVVSVSLEVVFGIIVALVLNAEFKGRTLVRAAVLIPWAIPTIVSAQMWAWMLNDQFGIINHLLMVIGIIGEPIAWTADADYSMWAVIMVDVWKTTPFVALLVLAALQMLPKDCYEAAEVDGIHPVKVFFRVTLPLITPALMVAVIFRLLDALRVFDVIYVLTSNSTSTMSMSIYARQQLVEFQDVGYGSAASTLLFLIIALATIAYLYLGRNQLKLGGD; from the coding sequence ATGTCGACTCCCGTAACCGAAAGCGCGCCGATCGCAGCGCGCCACCTGGCAAGGCACAAGCGCAGCACCAAGGTGCGTCGCCAGAGGGTGCGTGCCGCCTGGATCTTTCTGGCCCCGATGCTGGTCGTCCTTGTCCTGGTTGCGGGCTGGCCGCTGCTGCGCACCTTCTACTTCAGTTTTACCGATGCCTCCCTGTCCGACCTGAGCGATACCCTGTTCATTGGACTGGAGAACTATCTGATATATGAAGATGGTCGCTGGTACGGCGTGCTGGCCGACCCCATCTGGTGGCGCGCCGTCTGGAACACCGTCTACTTCTCGGTGGTCTCGGTCTCGCTGGAGGTGGTGTTCGGCATCATCGTGGCGCTGGTGCTCAACGCCGAGTTCAAGGGTCGCACGCTGGTGCGTGCCGCGGTGCTGATCCCCTGGGCGATCCCCACCATCGTCTCGGCGCAGATGTGGGCCTGGATGCTCAACGACCAGTTCGGGATCATCAACCACCTGCTGATGGTGATCGGGATCATCGGCGAGCCGATCGCCTGGACGGCGGATGCCGACTATTCCATGTGGGCGGTGATCATGGTCGACGTGTGGAAGACCACCCCCTTCGTCGCCCTGCTGGTGCTGGCCGCCCTGCAGATGCTGCCCAAGGACTGCTATGAGGCCGCCGAGGTCGACGGCATCCATCCGGTAAAGGTCTTCTTCAGGGTCACCCTGCCGCTGATCACCCCGGCGCTGATGGTGGCGGTGATCTTCCGCCTGCTCGACGCCCTGCGCGTGTTCGACGTCATCTACGTGCTGACCTCCAACTCCACCAGCACCATGTCAATGTCGATCTACGCACGCCAGCAGCTGGTCGAGTTCCAGGACGTGGGCTACGGTAGCGCCGCCTCCACCCTGCTGTTCCTGATCATCGCCCTTGCAACCATCGCCTACCTCTACCTCGGTCGCAATCAACTGAAACTGGGAGGCGACTGA
- a CDS encoding ABC transporter ATP-binding protein, with translation MASVKLDKVNKVFGSTHIIKDVDLAIGDGEFVVFVGPSGCGKSTLLRLIAGLESISDGELSIGNTVVNDLPPRERGVGMVFQSYALYPHMTVYENMAFGLKLAKASQETVHERVMATARILQLEELLERKPKALSGGQRQRVAMGRAMAREPRILLFDEPLSNLDASLRVQMRNEIARLHQRLESTMIYVTHDQVEAMTLADKIVVLNGGRIEQVGSPHELYQRPATRFVAGFIGSPTMNFMPAKLLEADASGCRVSASGMAQLDLPQNAVGQAKGAGLTIGVRPEHLRLTEAQGGVNSFEIVNVEYLGNEVYVYLDPKEGDTLLIQRSEAPTHWSVGQRVALAPDPAHVHLFDGEGRALPVKTVSAVA, from the coding sequence ATGGCAAGCGTCAAACTCGACAAGGTCAACAAGGTCTTCGGCAGCACCCATATCATCAAGGATGTGGACCTGGCCATCGGTGACGGCGAATTCGTGGTCTTCGTCGGCCCCTCCGGCTGCGGCAAGTCCACCCTGCTGCGGCTGATCGCCGGGCTGGAATCGATCAGCGACGGCGAGCTCTCCATCGGCAACACCGTGGTCAACGATCTGCCGCCTCGGGAGCGCGGTGTCGGCATGGTGTTCCAGTCCTATGCCCTCTATCCGCATATGACGGTCTACGAGAACATGGCCTTCGGGCTCAAGCTGGCCAAGGCATCCCAGGAAACCGTTCATGAACGGGTCATGGCCACCGCCCGCATCCTGCAGCTGGAGGAACTGCTGGAGCGCAAGCCCAAGGCGCTCTCCGGCGGCCAGCGCCAGCGCGTCGCGATGGGCCGGGCCATGGCGCGCGAACCCCGCATCCTGCTGTTCGACGAGCCACTCTCGAACCTGGACGCTTCGCTGCGGGTCCAGATGCGCAACGAGATCGCCCGCCTGCACCAGCGTCTCGAGTCCACCATGATCTACGTCACCCACGATCAGGTGGAAGCCATGACCCTGGCCGACAAGATCGTGGTACTCAATGGTGGCCGTATCGAACAGGTAGGCAGCCCCCATGAGCTCTACCAGCGCCCGGCGACCCGATTCGTGGCCGGCTTCATCGGCTCACCGACCATGAATTTCATGCCGGCAAAACTACTCGAAGCCGACGCATCGGGCTGTCGTGTCAGCGCCAGCGGCATGGCCCAACTCGACCTGCCCCAGAATGCTGTCGGCCAGGCCAAGGGCGCCGGCCTGACGATCGGCGTACGCCCCGAGCACCTGCGCCTGACCGAGGCCCAGGGGGGCGTCAACAGCTTCGAGATCGTCAACGTCGAGTACCTGGGCAACGAGGTCTATGTCTACCTCGACCCCAAGGAGGGCGACACCCTGCTGATCCAGCGCAGCGAGGCGCCCACCCACTGGTCGGTCGGGCAGCGTGTCGCTCTGGCCCCGGACCCGGCGCATGTCCATCTGTTCGACGGCGAAGGCCGGGCGCTCCCGGTCAAGACCGTAAGCGCCGTGGCATGA
- a CDS encoding nicotinamidase yields MTTQLDYRKQDTLLVVDMQNDFCENGALPVEGGKAMVPGINAEIEAARAAGALVVASRDWHPIDHVSFEHRGGAWPVHCVQDTPGAAFHPDLDFTDDTIRVSKATAFDADAYSAFDGTGLGGYLRDRGISRVVVCGLAMDVCVLATAKEARQEGFEVVLLAGLTAPVDPEARGRCIRELEAEGIEVRQ; encoded by the coding sequence ATGACGACGCAACTGGACTACCGTAAGCAAGACACCCTGCTGGTCGTGGACATGCAGAACGACTTCTGCGAAAACGGCGCCCTGCCGGTGGAGGGTGGCAAGGCAATGGTTCCAGGCATCAATGCCGAGATAGAGGCCGCCCGTGCCGCCGGTGCGCTGGTGGTCGCTTCCCGCGACTGGCACCCCATCGACCATGTCAGCTTCGAACATCGCGGCGGCGCCTGGCCGGTGCATTGCGTACAGGACACCCCCGGCGCCGCCTTCCACCCGGACCTCGACTTCACCGACGACACCATCCGTGTCAGCAAGGCCACGGCCTTCGATGCCGATGCCTACTCCGCCTTCGACGGCACCGGCCTGGGCGGCTACCTGCGCGACCGAGGCATCAGTCGCGTGGTGGTGTGCGGCCTGGCCATGGACGTCTGCGTGCTGGCCACCGCCAAGGAAGCACGCCAGGAAGGCTTCGAGGTCGTGCTGCTGGCCGGGCTGACGGCGCCCGTCGACCCCGAGGCCCGGGGCCGCTGCATTCGTGAGCTGGAAGCCGAAGGCATCGAGGTTCGCCAATGA
- a CDS encoding ABC transporter substrate-binding protein: MLKKTLFPTLIMAGAAGISHAQAADLTISCGAVGAELTLCQEGVRAWEEKTGHSVDVVSTPNSSTERLSLYQQILSANSTDIDIMQIDVVWPGLLANHLLDLREVLGDEAGEGHFETIIENNTIDGRLVAMPWFTDAGVLYYRQDLLEKHGHEVPKTWEQLTETARDIRNAERAEGSERMQGFVFQGRAYEGLTVNALEWVASHGGGTIVDSEGEITIDNPQAAAALDRAATWIGDISPNGVLNYTEEEARGVFQGGNAVFMRNWPYAWALAQSEDSEVRGKVGVTQLPYSGDGQSAAGLGGWNLAVSRYSENPELAVDLVAFLAGEEEQKRRAIAGAYNPTLESLYKDEEVLEAVPFFGDLYETFINAVARPSAPTGDAYGRVSNAFFSAAHDVLSGNKTGEQAVSDLDRELSRVKRRNW, from the coding sequence ATGCTCAAGAAGACACTGTTTCCCACGCTCATCATGGCTGGAGCCGCCGGTATCAGCCACGCCCAGGCCGCAGACCTGACCATCTCCTGTGGCGCCGTCGGCGCCGAGCTGACCCTCTGCCAGGAGGGTGTCAGAGCCTGGGAGGAAAAGACCGGCCACAGCGTCGATGTGGTCTCGACGCCGAACTCCTCCACCGAGCGCCTCTCCCTCTACCAGCAGATTCTCTCCGCCAACTCCACCGACATCGACATCATGCAGATCGACGTGGTCTGGCCTGGCCTGCTCGCCAACCATCTGCTGGACCTGCGCGAGGTACTCGGCGACGAGGCCGGTGAGGGTCATTTCGAGACCATCATCGAGAACAACACCATAGACGGCCGACTGGTCGCCATGCCCTGGTTCACCGATGCCGGTGTGCTCTACTACCGTCAAGACCTGCTCGAGAAGCACGGCCATGAGGTGCCCAAAACCTGGGAGCAGCTCACAGAGACCGCCCGGGACATCCGCAATGCCGAGCGCGCCGAGGGTAGCGAGCGGATGCAGGGCTTCGTCTTCCAGGGCCGCGCCTACGAAGGCCTGACCGTCAACGCCCTGGAGTGGGTGGCAAGCCACGGCGGCGGCACCATCGTCGACAGTGAAGGTGAGATCACCATCGACAACCCCCAGGCCGCTGCCGCACTCGATCGCGCGGCGACCTGGATCGGTGATATCTCACCCAACGGCGTCCTCAACTACACCGAGGAAGAAGCCCGAGGCGTGTTCCAGGGCGGCAACGCCGTGTTCATGCGCAACTGGCCTTACGCCTGGGCCCTGGCCCAGAGCGAGGACAGCGAGGTACGTGGCAAGGTCGGTGTGACCCAGTTGCCCTACAGCGGCGACGGTCAGAGTGCCGCCGGCCTCGGCGGCTGGAACCTGGCCGTCTCCCGCTACAGCGAGAATCCCGAGCTCGCCGTCGACCTGGTGGCCTTCCTCGCCGGCGAAGAGGAGCAGAAGCGTCGTGCCATTGCCGGCGCCTACAACCCCACCCTGGAGTCGCTCTACAAGGATGAGGAGGTGCTCGAGGCGGTGCCCTTCTTCGGCGATCTCTACGAGACCTTCATCAATGCCGTGGCGCGTCCCTCCGCTCCCACCGGAGATGCCTACGGCCGCGTCAGCAATGCTTTCTTCAGTGCCGCCCATGACGTGCTGTCCGGCAACAAGACCGGTGAGCAGGCAGTCAGCGATCTCGATCGTGAACTCTCCCGCGTCAAGCGTCGCAACTGGTAA
- a CDS encoding carbohydrate ABC transporter permease, with amino-acid sequence MTSRQLSKHATRIGFWVLVALIVVIAVFPFYYAVKTSFTPSSELFRVELWPSRLDFTNYVQIFSQRSFLQAIFNSILVATSVVFIALLLGITASYALGRVRFRGRSTVLLVILGVSMFPQVAVLSGLFEDIRALNLYNNPGALILSYTIFTLPFTVWVLTTFMRQLPMELEEAAIMDGATPWVIITKVFLPLMWPAMATTGLLAFIAAWNEFLFALTFTLTDSQRTVPVAIALLSGGSAYELPWGPIMAASVVVTVPLVVLVIIFQRRIVSGLTAGAVKG; translated from the coding sequence ATGACCTCGCGCCAGCTCTCCAAACACGCCACCCGCATCGGTTTCTGGGTACTGGTAGCCCTGATCGTCGTGATCGCGGTCTTTCCGTTCTACTATGCGGTAAAGACCTCCTTCACCCCCTCCAGCGAGCTTTTCCGGGTCGAGCTATGGCCCTCTCGCCTGGATTTCACCAACTACGTGCAGATCTTCAGCCAGCGCAGCTTCCTGCAGGCGATCTTCAACTCGATCCTGGTTGCCACCAGCGTGGTGTTCATCGCCCTGCTACTCGGTATCACGGCCTCCTATGCCCTGGGGCGAGTGCGCTTTCGCGGGCGCAGCACCGTGCTGCTGGTGATCCTGGGTGTTTCGATGTTCCCCCAGGTGGCAGTGCTCTCCGGCCTGTTCGAGGACATCCGTGCGCTCAACCTCTACAACAACCCGGGCGCGCTGATTCTCAGCTATACCATCTTCACCCTGCCCTTCACCGTCTGGGTGCTGACCACCTTCATGCGCCAGCTGCCCATGGAACTCGAGGAGGCCGCCATCATGGATGGCGCCACCCCCTGGGTCATCATCACCAAGGTGTTCCTGCCGCTGATGTGGCCGGCCATGGCGACGACAGGCCTGCTCGCCTTCATCGCTGCGTGGAACGAGTTCCTCTTCGCCCTGACCTTCACCCTCACCGACAGCCAGCGCACCGTGCCGGTCGCCATCGCCCTGCTCTCCGGCGGCAGCGCCTACGAGCTGCCCTGGGGGCCGATCATGGCAGCCTCGGTGGTGGTCACGGTGCCGCTGGTGGTGCTGGTGATCATCTTCCAGCGGCGCATTGTCTCCGGCCTTACCGCCGGTGCGGTCAAGGGCTAA
- a CDS encoding alpha-glucosidase family protein, producing MQDNTLWWRGGVIYQIYPRSFMDANGDGIGDLAGITEKLDYVASLGVDGIWLSPFFTSPMLDFGYDVSDYRDVDPMFGTLDDFKALLARAHTLGLKVMIDQVISHTAEAHPWFQESRADRTTPKADWYVWADPKPDGTPPNNWLSIFGGPAWTFDPRRRQYYLHNFLSSQPDLNFHHPEVRQAQLDNMRFWLELGVDGFRLDTVNFYFHDAELRDNPPVPAGAAKTLGAPDANPYTWQRHVYDLSRPENLGFLRELRALMDEFPGTTTVGEIGDDNPLERMAEYTADGDKLHMAYTFDLLNAPHSAAYIREVLERFQRLAGDAWPCWALSNHDVVRSASRWGDGEDPIAYPKVALAMLFSLRGSVCLYQGEELGLPEAEVPFERIQDPYGKVLWPAFKGRDGCRTPMPWENAKEGGFTAGGVTPWLPVEARQLPLAVAEQQDDAESVLSATRRLLTLRTAHPALFDGDLTLVDVEEALLGFIREKGNERILCVFNLTGQAHEARLPLAVGRSLEGHGFTHERDGEILCLPPYQAAFFAV from the coding sequence ATGCAAGACAACACCCTCTGGTGGCGCGGCGGCGTCATCTACCAGATCTACCCGCGCAGCTTCATGGATGCCAATGGCGATGGCATCGGTGACCTGGCCGGCATCACCGAGAAGCTCGACTACGTGGCCTCGCTGGGCGTGGACGGGATCTGGCTGTCGCCCTTCTTCACCTCGCCGATGCTCGACTTCGGCTACGACGTCAGCGACTACCGCGACGTGGACCCGATGTTCGGCACCCTGGATGACTTCAAGGCGCTGCTGGCCCGGGCCCATACGCTTGGCCTCAAGGTGATGATCGACCAGGTCATCAGCCACACCGCCGAGGCGCACCCCTGGTTCCAGGAGAGCCGCGCCGACCGCACCACCCCGAAGGCGGACTGGTACGTCTGGGCCGACCCCAAGCCGGACGGCACCCCGCCCAACAACTGGCTGTCGATCTTCGGCGGGCCGGCCTGGACCTTCGACCCGCGGCGCCGCCAGTACTACCTGCACAACTTCCTGTCGAGCCAGCCGGACCTCAACTTTCACCACCCGGAAGTGCGTCAGGCGCAGCTGGACAATATGCGCTTCTGGCTGGAGCTTGGCGTCGACGGCTTCCGCCTGGACACCGTCAACTTCTATTTCCACGACGCCGAACTGCGCGACAATCCACCGGTGCCGGCAGGCGCCGCCAAGACCCTCGGAGCGCCGGATGCCAACCCCTACACCTGGCAGCGCCACGTCTATGACCTGAGCCGCCCGGAGAACCTCGGCTTCCTCAGGGAGCTGCGTGCACTGATGGACGAGTTCCCCGGCACCACCACGGTGGGCGAGATCGGCGACGACAACCCCCTCGAGCGCATGGCCGAGTACACCGCCGATGGTGACAAGCTGCACATGGCCTATACCTTCGACCTGCTAAACGCCCCCCACTCGGCGGCCTATATCCGCGAGGTGCTGGAACGCTTCCAGCGCCTGGCCGGTGACGCCTGGCCCTGCTGGGCGCTGTCCAATCACGACGTGGTGAGAAGCGCCTCCCGCTGGGGCGACGGCGAGGACCCCATCGCCTACCCCAAGGTGGCGCTCGCCATGCTCTTCTCGCTGCGCGGCAGCGTCTGCCTCTACCAGGGCGAGGAGCTGGGCCTGCCCGAGGCCGAGGTGCCCTTCGAACGCATCCAGGACCCCTACGGCAAGGTGCTGTGGCCGGCGTTCAAGGGCCGCGACGGCTGTCGCACCCCCATGCCCTGGGAGAACGCCAAGGAAGGCGGCTTTACCGCCGGGGGCGTTACGCCCTGGCTACCGGTGGAGGCTCGCCAGCTGCCGCTCGCCGTCGCCGAACAGCAGGACGACGCGGAGTCGGTACTCAGCGCCACCCGCCGCCTGCTCACCCTGCGCACCGCCCATCCGGCGCTGTTCGATGGCGATCTGACACTGGTCGATGTGGAGGAAGCGCTGCTGGGCTTCATCCGCGAGAAGGGCAACGAGCGCATCCTCTGTGTCTTCAACCTCACCGGCCAGGCCCATGAGGCTCGACTGCCGCTTGCGGTGGGCAGGTCTCTGGAAGGGCATGGCTTCACCCATGAGCGCGACGGCGAGATACTGTGCCTGCCGCCCTATCAGGCCGCATTTTTCGCCGTCTGA